A genomic region of Cannabis sativa cultivar Pink pepper isolate KNU-18-1 chromosome 1, ASM2916894v1, whole genome shotgun sequence contains the following coding sequences:
- the LOC133033574 gene encoding uncharacterized protein LOC133033574, which yields MDSFLSSSSVSQEEFNIFHRVDRLLYRRLVIDLRRDPAHSSQVMALWMWLEHTLFYFRGSGYDLISKYVIALPETLLIAFANESEAVLSCVETDHFPFASSIIPNTTGATLRPRAPALPMFEMLIDCTASLEVFYKIRLRVIWGVADMSNRVCARAFTDIIAEVTERKMVENMAMSEAIEAMYGGGVGRRWLNNMNRMMMMMPPAGFAYRSLDIPSSFPAGLFQSRGYPYQHRSMVPSVDDFVMPTRPAANAVNTTTYSDYHAAIVRDEMVDNDIDHYQKNEERSFKADEDVGVDGDGDGDDGELEFDFMREMLDSLQLNDGTKKDDDPDLRTIFLTFSKGYPISEKDVKLFFTSVGGEGSIEDVHMQHRSGEEQSLFARLVLRSASDMEAVLQGKEKVKFSIDGKHVWARKYVRMTSAPTTTTVTTPTNTKSNPSSPKSDQA from the exons ATGGATTCCTTCCTCTCCTCATCCTCTGTCTCCCAAGAAGAGTTCAACATCTTCCACAGGGTTGACCGACTTCTCTACCGTCGTCTCGTCATAGATCTGCGCCGGGATCCAGCCCACTCATCTCAAGTCATGGCTCTCTGGATGTGGCTCGAGCACACTCTCTTCTACTTCCGAGGAAGTGGTTACGATCTCATCTCCAAATATGTCATTGCTCTCCCCGAAACACTTCTCATTGCCTTTGCTAATGAATCTGAAGCCGTCTTGAGCTGTGTTGAGACCGATCATTTCCCCTTCGCTTCTTCCATTATTCCTAACACCACCGGGGCCACCCTTCGTCCCCGCGCCCCAGCCCTACCCATGTTCGAGATGCTGATCGATTGCACGGCGAGCCTTGAAGTCTTTTACAAGATCCGGCTTCGAGTCATCTGGGGCGTCGCTGACATGAGCAATAGGGTTTGTGCTCGGGCTTTTACGGACATCATAGCTGAGGTGACTGAGAGGAAGATGGTTGAGAATATGGCTATGAGTGAGGCTATTGAGGCTATGTATGGAGGAGGAGTAGGAAGGAGATGGCTTAACAATATGAAtcggatgatgatgatgatgccacCGGCTGGTTTTGCTTATAGGTCTTTGGATATTCCGAGTTCATTTCCTGCTGGACTTTTTCAGAGTAGAGGTTATCCTTATCAACACAGATCAATGGTGCCTTCGGTTGATGATTTTGTCATGCCAACTCGGCCTGCTGCTAATGCTGTCAATACTACTACTTACAGTGATTATCATGCTGCGATTGTTCGTGATGAAATGGTCGATAATGATATTGATCATTATCAGAAGAATGAGGAGAGGAGTTTCAAAGCTGATGAAGATGTTGGTGTTGATGGAGATGGTGATGGTGATGATGGTGAACTTGAATTTGATTTCATGAGAGAGATGTTGGACAGTTTGCAACTGAATGATGGTACTAAGAAGGATGATGATCCTGATTTGAGGACTATCTTTCTCACTTTTTCCAAAGGGTACCCTATTTCTGAGAAAGATGTTAAACTCTTTTTCACCAG TGTGGGTGGAGAGGGTTCGATTGAGGATGTTCATATGCAACATCGATCTGGAGAGGAGCAATCTCTGTTTGCTAGGCTTGTGCTTCGATCAGCTTCAGACATGGAAGCAGTTCTTCAAGGAAAGGAGAAAGTGAAATTCTCCATTGATGGAAAACATGTCTGGGCAAGAAAGTATGTGCGTATGACGTCAGCTCCTACTACTACTACTGTTACTACTCCCACCAACACCAAGTCAAACCCATCCTCACCAAAATCCGACCAGGCTTAA
- the LOC115708189 gene encoding protein NRT1/ PTR FAMILY 2.3: MNTSPNQTMNIVARDDQLLELAKDVDHDHTKRGGWITLPFILGNLAGVSVAAGGWGSNWIVFLITKFNIGSIAATKINNVGFGFVNLFPIAGAVIADSFTGNFAVVSISSFIALLGMIMLTLIGSLNSLRPSPCSTNTSPCESPTNFQYLILYAAMGLTTVGVGGSRFTIATMGADQFEKGDDQASFFNWYFVVLFIGNAFSFMVLVYIEDNVGWGLGFGICLVSTLIALTVFLIGKKFYRHVKPKGSPFVSMARVMVAAINKRNIIFKGSFTEASNEYYYSSSADGTPNKTFQTKTRPSEKFRFLNRAALKTENDNQEKDIYSKSWKLCTVEEVEDLKKVIKIMPLWSTGILLSITIAIVNSLSTVQALTMDRRLGSIKIPASTFLVSSLISTSISIFIINRYLLPMWKKISGKPLTHLQRIGMGHATNILGLVGSALLESRRLHLVRADGLVVTPDQSGSVVPMSALWLVLILAIMGFGEALQFPGQVALYYQEFPESLKSTSTAMISLLIGLGYYLSAVVTDLINSATGWLPDNINQGRVDNVYWLCATIGLVNFVYYLVCATMYKYEHDQKNHIDSSTT; encoded by the exons ATGAACACTTCACCTAACCAAACCATGAATATCGTCGCAAGAGACGATCAACTACTAGAATTAGCCAAAGATGTTGATCATGATCATACTAAACGAGGAGGCTGGATTACTTTACCCTTTATACTTG GCAATCTAGCGGGTGTGTCGGTTGCTGCGGGTGGTTGGGGATCAAATTGGATTGTATTCTTGATAACAAAGTTTAATATTGGAAGCATAGCTGCTACAAAGATCAATAATGTTGGGTTTGGATTTGTCAATCTTTTTCCAATTGCCGGTGCAGTCATCGCCGACTCCTTCACCGGTAACTTTGCCGTCGTCAGCATTTCATCTTTCATCGCTTTGTTG GGCATGATAATGCTAACGCTAATAGGGAGTCTGAACTCACTAAGGCCGTCACCATGTTCAACTAATACATCGCCATGCGAGAGCCCCACAAATTTTCAATATTTGATCCTGTACGCGGCGATGGGGCTGACCACAGTTGGAGTGGGAGGGTCTCGCTTCACGATTGCCACCATGGGAGCTGACCAGTTCGAAAAAGGAGATGACCAGGCCAGCTTCTTCAACTGGTACTTCGTTGTCTTGTTCATTGGCAACGCTTTCAGCTTCATGGTCCTCGTGTACATCGAGGATAATGTAGGgtggggtttagggtttgggaTTTGTCTAGTCTCCACGTTGATTGCGTTGACCGTGTTTTTGATTGGAAAAAAATTCTATCGACATGTGAAGCCCAAGGGAAGCCCCTTTGTGAGCATGGCTAGAGTAATGGTTGCAGCCATTAACAAAAGGAATATAATATTCAAAGGAAGCTTTACGGAGGCATCTAACGAGTACTATTATTCTTCTTCTGCTGATGGGACTCCTAATAAGACTTTTCAAACTAAAACCCGACCCAGTGAAAAATTCAG GTTCCTCAACCGAGCAGCCTTAAAAACTGAAAACGATAATCAAGAAAAGGACATTTACTCAAAATCATGGAAGTTATGCACTGTTGAAGAAGTCGAAGATTTAAAAAAGGTAATAAAAATCATGCCACTATGGTCAACTGGTATTCTCTTAAGCATCACAATTGCCATAGTGAACAGCCTCTCAACTGTCCAAGCCTTAACAATGGACAGACGATTGGGCTCCATCAAAATTCCAGCTTCCACATTCTTAGTCTCCAGCCTCATATCAACATCCATTTCAATCTTCATCATTAACCGTTACTTGCTCCCTATGTGGAAAAAAATAAGTGGCAAGCCCCTAACTCACCTCCAACGAATAGGAATGGGCCACGCAACCAATATATTAGGATTGGTTGGGTCTGCCCTACTGGAATCGAGACGGCTACACTTGGTTCGAGCAGATGGGTTAGTCGTGACGCCTGACCAGTCTGGCTCAGTGGTGCCCATGTCAGCATTGTGGTTGGTGTTGATTCTAGCCATTATGGGGTTTGGCGAGGCATTACAATTTCCAGGACAAGTTGCATTATATTACCAAGAATTTCCAGAATCACTGAAAAGTACATCAACAGCTATGATATCACTTTTAATTGGATTAGGGTATTATCTTAGTGCTGTAGTGACTGATTTAATAAACAGTGCAACTGGTTGGTTACCTGATAATATAAACCAAGGGCGAGTAGATAATGTGTACTGGTTGTGCGCGACCATTGGACTAGTGAATTTCGTGTACTACTTGGTTTGTGCAACCATGTATAAGTATGAACATGACCAAAAAAATCATATTGACTCGTCCACGACCTGA